The following are encoded in a window of Castanea sativa cultivar Marrone di Chiusa Pesio chromosome 5, ASM4071231v1 genomic DNA:
- the LOC142635705 gene encoding uncharacterized protein LOC142635705, with the protein MRMRMDGSLSQTDRRQETINVHGLVETFKDLMPNAEHRFCVRHLHANFKKDFPEKVLKDAMWNAARAATKNSFDFHMDELKKLDVKAYEWLVKLDVRTWSRHAFNPRSKSDTVVNNIAESFNAWILEARDKLVLTMMEIIRVMLMQRLQTKRDHMRRYEGRVCPRIYKKLERIKSEVGHCISRWNGESKYEVEYIYGGRYVVDLNERTCGCGRWGLNGIPCFHAAAAIIEHGEQLETYVDIAYTKETFLSCYQWMVSPLPSHEQWPKTPYNPIKPPKFTKKAGKRKKVRKREAGEPINAFRVSKKGTVMECGNCFQWGHNQRTCKAPDNPNKKAYEKKKKGQSRQSSTSGAKGSKKLLGTQKSNIGNQQSSQSCTKDNTRGSKKDKGKAKA; encoded by the exons ATGAGGATGAGAATGGATGGGTCTTTATCTCAGACCGACAGAAGGCAAGAAACAATTAATGTGCAt GGATTAGTAGAGACCTTTAAGGATTTGATGCCTAATGCAGAGCACAGATTTTGTGTTAGGCATTTACATGCAAATTTCAAGAAGGATTTTCCTGAGAAGGTACTCAAAGATGCAATGTGGAATGCAGCTAGGGCAGCAACAAAGAATTCTTTTGACTTCCACATGGATGAGTTGAAGAAGTTAGATGTGAAGGCATATGAGTGGCTTGTGAAGTTAGATGTGAGAACATGGAGTAGACATGCTTTCAATCCAAGAAGCAAGAGTGACACTGTAGTAAACAATATAGCAGAGTCTTTCAATGCTTGGATTTTAGAGGCTAGGGATAAACTAGTGTTGACAATGATGGAGATCATAAGAGTGATGTTGATGCAAAGGTTGCAAACCAAAAGAGATCATATGAGAAGGTATGAAGGGAGAGTTTGTCCAAGAATCTATAAGAAGCTTGAGAGGATAAAAAGCGAGGTTGGACATTGCATTTCTCGTTGGAATGGAGAGTCCAAATATGAGGTGGAGTATATTTATGGTGGAAGATATGTGGTCGACTTGAATGAGAGGACTTGTGGTTGTGGGAGATGGGGATTGAATGGAATCCCATGTTTTCATGCTGCTGCTGCAATAATTGAGCATGGAGAGCAACTTGAGACTTATGTAGACATTGCTTACACTAAAGAGACATTCCTAAGTTGTTACCAATGGATGGTAAGCCCACTTCCAAGCCATGAACAGTGGCCAAAAACTCCCTATAACCCAATCAAGCCCCCAAAATTTACAAAGAAAGCAGGTAAGCGTAAGAAGGTAAGAAAGAGGGAGGCAGGAGAACCTATTAATGCATTTAGGGTGAGCAAGAAAGGAACTGTCATGGAATGTGGGAATTGTTTCCAATGGGGCCATAATCAAAGAACTTGTAAAGCTCCTGATAACCCCAACAAGAAGgcttatgaaaagaaaaagaaagggcaaTCAAGACAATCATCTACATCTGGAGCTAAAGGGAGTAAAAAATTATTG GGTACTCAGAAATCAAATATAGGTAACCAACAATCAAGTCAAAGTTGTACAAAGGACAATACTAGAGGAAGCAAGAAAGATAAGGGAAAGGCTAAGGCCTAG